AATCACAGTGCATTATCTTTACATTTTCTCAGGAATCTGGAGCTTCCCCTGCCCTAACAAAGAAGTCCAAGCCTGCAGAAGTGAAAGCCTGGCTCGAAGACAAGGAATTTAGTAAAATGTAAGTACATGCAgtcattaaatgtaatattaaattAAGCCATGGAAGCTATTTACCTTGATAAAACCGACTAAAATCGATTAAGCTTTGTACCTTACCATAAGTTTATTCCATTATAGCTGAATGTGAGCATTCATGAACAGTATAAAATACTGTTATAGCCTTCCATCATCCTTAAATGATGCATGTACGTCTATGATCGAATTTACAAGTTAGAGTAATGTGATCAGCTGCTTTaatgatgactgatgatgacACTTCCCATTAACaatatgttttctgtttccCCTCACTGCCACTAATGAACAAATGCATTCAGAGGTGGACAAAAGATTGTAACAAATGTAGGCCCAATGAGTCAACTTTTACAATGTATAAATCTGCAGAGCACAAACATAACATTTAAGTGTCATGGTGCATTCATTTCTGTTATTACACAGAAACTAAGTCCCCTGATTTTACACAGGAGATTCAGTTCGCTTGTCACAAGAAGAGAAGCTCACAACTGATTGtacatgttttctgtggttttggaTAGACTTTCCAAAGTTTGGGAAATCCTGGTGATGTCATGGTTATAACATCAACAGGGTTATATTATAGTATCTTGGTTTGAACTTGCAGTTCAGATCTGTACACAGAAAGCCTGTATTACAAACTAGCGGTGTTTTGATAAGTGGGTATCTAGAATGCAGGGGGGTCCAATGAAAGACGAAACTGAGTTGCATAATGGAAAAGGAACCAGCGTTTTTATAGCTTTAGAGTCAGGATATGACTCCAAATTTGtatcatacaaaaaaaaaagtgcccaAACTTAATGGAGGTGCAGTTAAAAAGCTGAAATACCCCTTAACTTTGAACCGACACACATTACAGTTAGGTTAAGTAATATTTTCCTGCTATAATGAAGCCCAGAACTGACGGATCAATATTTCATGTCTGTGGCAGCACTGTACGCTGCCTGGGCGTGCTGAGCGGCTCTATGTTGCTGGGgatgagcagagaggagctgaagacGCTGTGTCCAGAGGAGGGGGGGCGAGTCTTCTTCCAGTTACAAGCAGTCAAATTCGCCATGGCTGTAAGTGACAGCCCACAGCTGGAAATGTTATTATCTCCCTGATGAATGCTTTTATAAACACGAACATCCCTCTGACCGCTCTGTGCTCCATCTCTGTAGGCTGCCAATTAAAACGGGACCAACGATACAGTAAGAAGACGGAGTGCAAGAAATCATCAAACAAGTCACCAATGGTGAAAAACTGTTAAGATATCAGACAATACTAATGATAAATCAATGAGATTAGTTTTACAGCTTGTTTGGCATAAGAATTATCAAGAAATGTGCTACTTGTATCaaataatatacatatatagctTTAGAAGGGTTGTCTTTTATCATTCAAAACTGTTTAAAGCCAGCATGTGACCAAATCAGTTGGCGAGTTATATGATCAAGTGTTCATTACAGTGCATTTAGACAATTTCTCCAGCAATACAGAGCTAATGGTGTGCAGTAGGACATTCAACAATGTGTAATGGTCTTATTTTGTGATCATGAGGTGACAAAAAGGCAGAATCTAAGTGGTTGTTATGTAAGCTGTGGATAAAAGTTATGTCTGACACAGTCATAGTGAATAATCATGCTTTATTTAATTGTTCAGACATTACACATGATCCTTATCAGAGGCATCTGAATCTGTTTAACACTGGCAATCCGTTTCAGGCAATAATGTGGCTACAGATCAATAGACATAGAATTagggaaaattaaaaatataaatcttGTGTCAAAAAGTGAcaagacagtaaaaacaaagataccatatatgaggaaaaaaaaaaaaaaaaaaaaaaatcagttgtaCACATATCTTCAGCGTGAGCATCAGAACTGATGCCACTGTAAAGTTAGTACACAGAAATAAACCAATCCAAACGTTGTAACAACAGAAACTTAACTATCAATCTGTGAATATAATATAGTACATATTTTAATAATGGTTATGTCTTTGTGTCAGCGTTCGGATCATCACTGTGTTACTGCTCAGAGAATACTGACCAGTAAATGACTTCGGCTGTGCTATCGCTTGTGAATCAGTTCTCATGTGCTGTTATTTACTGggattaatcgattagttgatggaccaaaaaaaaaaaaaaaaaagaattagcAGCAACTTTCATAATCAGTTGATCttttatagaaaaaaatgaacaaaatataaTGATTCAAGCTTCTTAATATGAGggtttgttgctttttttgttgtcttttgttttgtctatttttggactattggttggacaaaacaagtcaCAGTCAGTGTGAATAGATTATATTAATAGATTATAACAATGGGcgtttttcagtattttctgatatttttcaGACCAAACAATCAATTAAGTGAGAAAACAGTCAGTGGATTGGTGAATAGTGAGGATAATTGTGCTGTTGCTGATGACAACACTGAGCAGCAACGTGACAGCTATCAGAGATTAGTATTTGTGAGGTAGAGTGCACAGACAAGTGGTTCTGTATGACATGATACCGTGAAGTGGACGTAAAATACAGTAATCAACCAGTTGTAaagctggatggatggagaagGTTCAGGTCGGTCCAGATTCTAATTGTCTCTCTGTGATAACATACCACAGCAGGGTACGCAGTCAACGAAAATTCATCCCCATAACTAACttataaaacattacaaagtAGTCGACAAGATGgttgttaaatattaaaactaGGAAAGGCCAATAACAAAATGAAGCTGCttgattaaatattgattaaaattaGGGTTCGACCTAATTGTGTGTAGAGGTCAGATACTGACTGGCAACTGTAACAGAGACAAAGTCTGGCTGTAAAGTAAGAGGTATTTATTATGCGCGCAATAGATGCACTATAATAATGAACCGAGAATGATCAggaatagaaaaaacaaaaactaagtGTAAGTGAGTAAAAACGGCAACTGAtataaaataagcaaaatggACACTAAAATATTGCGACTATTTAGCAAATTTCATgaggctgaaaacaaaaaaaacatgtttttgacatAATTCCAATTCACAATGatcaacagcaacaaaactaAGTGTTAAACGTTTACATCAATCTCGTGTGAATATAAAATTTCTCATCTCTATAATCgcctttaaaaaaatacactttataCATGAAATCCGACAAACGCACTCATTTCACCACGTTCAGCGCACAGCTCCGGTGCATCCCTTGAACACGTAGAAGCTACTCTGTTCTAAACGAAGATGGGCCCTCATCTTTTATCCTAATCATCTATAAAGCAAACATGTACTGAATATATACTAATACGTTACAGTTGGTTATTCAAACAAAGGCTGACATTTCTTGATTCACTCTCCAAATCTTGGCATCAAAATATAACTCGAAAGTAGCGTCTAGGTTTAGGAAGAATGCTCACAGTTTGATGGGACCGTGTCCAGTGGCAGGATGTGATGACATGATGAGTGTACAATACAAAATGTGAACCCAGCTTTGATCAGATTTGGGTCGAATtacaagaaagagaaaatgctaCAAGAACCATGCAACAGGCTTCACCATGTCCCAGCATGGTTTGCTCATTTCCACATGGCGAACAATGAGTTTAAATCTGCTTGCTGTAAAGTTCACAGCGATAGATTTTAGACTCGGAAGCTGGTCGGCAGCCCTGAATTAGTTAAGATGCTTTGCGTTACAGCTTGCTGTAAACAACTCATTCTCTCCTGTCATCCATTTGTCATGCaagcatgcaaaaaaaaagcacttttaagCAAAAAGCTACAAACAAATCAACTTTCCTCCTCAAACGAAGGACAAGATAAAAGCTATTTCACACCGAGCATGCAGCTAGGTGGCTTCAGGTTCATTGGTGTGGACATTACGACAGCATAGAGGCCTACAGTATATGACTGAGGAGAAGACAGAAACTGGGCATGCAGTGCCCAAAGCTGGAAATGAAAAGGCACTGGGAAGTCTTGGCTTGGTGCATATGTACAGTGCACTGCAtgcaaagggaaaaaaaaactccacttGTTTGTCCACCATTTGCTTCATGGAATGTTTTCAGTCGACCCAAAGGACGTCTGCTTTTCTCCAGACTTGAGGGCTGTGGAGTTTCTCCCTTTTATGTTACTTTCTGAGCTGATTAAAATCACGGAAGAACGATTCGGTTTGTGCAATTTGGCAAATGAATGATCTGAAACCACGGCAAGAGCCACGCGTGGGTAATATTTGTCGCTGCAGCATTCAGACGGAAGCTGTCCTCTCTTGTTTTAGGCATAAAACCTGTCAATGTTTATCTTGTAGGTACATCCAATCTCAGCAATAACCCCGCAGCGTTATTTCAATAACACTGCATCTGAAATCCTTCATTTTAAGATTTCTATGATGACGATGACAAATGTACTAAGCAGAAGAGCAACATTCAGAGCAGCTTTGCTGTGAAGAAAGTTTCAGTGTGCTGGTTGCCAGTGTTTCTGTAGTGCACAGATACTACAGAGGTACCACATGGTATGGTACGTCTCTGGTGAAGTAAAACATACCACTGAATAACAGCATAAATCACAGGGATCATCTGATGACGAACATTTGGATGGAGAACTACAGGCGACATTCCTCTGGTGTCTCCGTTTCCTGCTTTTTCGTTCACAACAATCCCTGGTGTCAGCCATCTCTTTTAACCTTCACTATGCTGACCATGCTGGGACTGAACATGTCACAGAGAGCAACAGAGGGAGAGGTTATAAAGAAGAGCTGGGGGAAACCTTGACTATACATCTGGGAATTCAGCAGTAATATGGGGTTAAAATCCTTTCCTGTAATCTAAAAAGGACTCGGACTCAAGGAATTGAAGAAGGACGAAGCTGAAGTGCGCTGGCAGAGCGGTATCCTTGGCTGTCAGTGTGCAGCATACTTCTGTAGTGATGGCTGGTGGTGTTTATACGGTATATAGGATGAATGACGGAACTACTACCACGCCACGTCTCTTGAGTGTCATGCTGGGTGGACCACGGGGGTTGTGGGTTTACAGGACAGGAAATTCAGCCGACTGTGATTTCAACGTCCTCCGGGGAGAGGACCCATGGACAGAGAGTCCTCCTCATCAATAGTGTCCAGCTCCTCAGTGCGGACGGCGTGAGTGATGAGGTTGAGCTCCTCAGAGAGCGTCTCGCTGCGGTACGCCACGCGGATATCAGGGACATTGGTGCGACGGATGTCGTTGCTCTCAGGACCCTCCCTAGAATAACTGGGGCCCAACCAGTAGCTTTTGACCTGGAGGAAGGAAAAGCTGCATGAGTGGGAAGCTCGGATACCAGTAAAGCACAGGAGGAAACACAATATCTGAATATGACCTGGTGACATTGAGCAAGtcattttgaattgaaaatgtCCCCCTGCTACTACTAACAGGCCAGAGGGACACAACAGAGACAAATGTGTATTAGGTACATCTGTACAATCTAATACAGCTTGCTCTCCTATACAGTCTACAGTTATGATGCCTAGAATGTTCAATTTCTTCACACTAAtactaaaaacaaatcaatataaTGTAGTCCATGACTACACCACCtctaagtacagcctcactAACAAACATAGagttttatttacacatttctgaCTATGTCAACAAAACTGAGCATTATAAACTTCATAAAGATAAAATGAATGGCTGTTGTATTCAATTAGATTGTACACGTGTGTCTAATAAAATGGCCGTTGAGTGTATGTCACCTgattaaatatacaaaatgaaaagagcaaaacactAGTTTACCTTGTGTGAAAACCCACTCATGAGGACACTGTTTCTTGCCAGCTCACACATGTCGCAGGAACTTAGTTTCCAGACCTGAGTAGCAATGCTGTACTCCTCCATCAGAGGCTCCtgggccaacacacacacacacacacagggagaagTGTAATCTCAGTCTCACAGcttcatctgttcatctttTAGCAGTTTGTACCTTAAATGTAGGCCATGTGTAGATTCACAGAAACGTCCCTCATACTGACCTTGGTGAAGTGGAACTGAAGAGGATCATCAGTGGACAGAGAGACCATGAGGCCTCTAGACAGGTACTCTGGCAGCGGGTTGCGATGGTAACTGAGGAACAGGCTGTTGTTACTCAGTGGTGACATGGCGATGCCAATTTGAGCCAGGTAATAAAGGTACTGCAGCACCGGGGCCTGATGGACACCAAaccgagagagagagcatgagggacaaagacagagacagacgaaGCAGAAAACACAGCCGCAGACCACAATAACATTTTTGAATGTCATGCAGCGTTTGTAAAACATTGTAAAACAGCAGCCTTTAGCAAACAATCCATTATGTCCTGTCCTAACCTTTCTGAGCAGCAGTCCGTGAGAGATGTTCTCTGATAACATGAAACCTGACACCAGGTGGTGGATCGGCCCTGCCTCCCCACAGTGAGGTCGCAGCACAAATGTGTGGAAGCCTCGCCGCCTGAgtcacacaaatgtttttagagaaacaacaacaaaaaataaactgtatatgtatatttctgtGAATGATTATGTGTTTAACTGGATGGATGTGAGGTCTGGTGAAGGATCAAAGACTCTTGTTTGTTATAAATGGCCCATACCTTCGAAGGTGGTTCAGCACAGTCATGTTGGCATAGGTGTAGTAGAGGTAGTAGGAGTAAGGTGGATTGTCTTCCTCCGTCCACTTGGCTGGCAGCGGACTGTCGAGATTGAAAATGTGGTGCTCAGGTTTCGACTCATCGTCTACGCTGTCGAAGCCCACCACCTATCGGCACACGAGCAAACGACAGAGCAGCAATCACTCAGCGCGTTTAAACGTGACTCAGCAGTGCAGCTTGGGTTCCTTGTGAAGTGACACTCACATGCTCCAGGAGGAGGTGCAGCTCAGGATGACTGCGTGGGTTGATAGTGGCTTCAAATAGAGGCATGAAGATATTTTCCAACATCTCCTGGAAGTTAGCCAACTGCTTCTTTGTGTGGTACACGTCGCTGGAGAGAGGCGACATTTGCTGTTACCATACAGAgtattactgtttgtttttctgaaaacaagaactactttatttcaaatatatgtTACATGGTAGAAGCTACACGCTATAATCCACGACTTCACCTGTTAAGGAGTTAGTTGTAGTTGCTTTTGGAAATACATTCTCACGTAGAGGTTAAACTTCAGCAAGTTCAGTCAGTACTCACAATAGACGGGGCACCTGGATAAGCCAGCGCACGTTATGAGAGTACACTCGATGTTTCACGGCCCACTGAGCCAGTTTATCCCATTCGTCTCGGGAGCGACCATAGATGGACAGCCGAAGCTCAGAGTTCTGGTATTTACTCTCCTCCAAGTCAAACATCACCTCCTGTACAAACAGCGACAGAAGATATCAATGTGTCagtctgcgtgtgtgtggatAAATAGTTTCTGATGGGGCACATCTATACTTTACATATGAATTATTTCATACCTTGATTATGTGCGCAAAGTATTTTCCTTCAATGTGGTTGTCAGTCTTGATGAAGATCTCTCTCAGGATGGATTCTCCAATGGGGTTGTATTTGGCGTTGAACTTGTCAAACCGATGGAACGTGTTGCGGTCCTGATAAGTCGACAAAACCAGTCAAACACCATTTTTATCTGTATCGAATGTATAACAGTGTTTCTTTGTACGTCTGCTCCCATTTCTCACCGCATGCATGTCGAGAGTGTCTACGCTCAGGTCGAAGGCCGTCAGGTTCATGCTCTCGAACACCTCCTTGAGGGTCTGACCACGGCCGTGCTCGATGTGAACGATCTCCTCGGGGTATTTCTTCATGGCTCTCTTGATGAACCGCAGCAGGTGCTTCTGATTCATGCAGGATGacgcatgtatgtgtgtgtccacctggAGTTAGCACAGATTATGTAAAACACAGATACAACCTTGACCTCTCAGGCTTAAGTTCAGTCCTGGGTCGATACCTGCACAACTCGCTGTTATCATTTCACATGCCGGCTCTTGCCTTTCGTATGTTGTAGAAGTCTCTGTGTGGGACTTTCTTCTGAGCTGCCAACTCCTTCATCTCATTCAGGAGGATGTGCATCTGGAATTTAGAGCTCAGGTACTGTAGGCGGCGGTAGCAGAAAGACTTCCTGTAATAACCACAGAGAGGAAACGCAgacatatttcattttaaaatgaacactgAGCTAAAAGGCAAAGACACTTATAGAATGATGCGATCAAAGAAACACTCACACTGGCCCGTTGATGATGAGGGCCATCATAACATTCATGTCTGCAATATACTCCTTCAGGTCAGGATAGGGCAGGTCCAGTTCTGTGCTTCTGAAAAGGAGAACAGTATAAAGGTTATACGAACAGACTCATcctttttattaattcatgtcATCCTACAGGAACAAGCACATACTTGTCCATATTGTTTTTCTTGGTGTAGACATGGACCACTCCATCCACCATCTTACAACCATATCCTGTGTCTGGTGGCATGTTCTTGGGGTCCTGATTGTCGTAGGGGTGTGTCTCTGAAACAGGTGGGTGGACGGGGGCATCTGGGAGAGCAGGAAATTCATATCAATTACTTTtatcattacttttatttagattttagatacagtgcttaacaaatttattagaccaccacccagtgtaaggtgtttgcctcccctgccctaaattaacagtattgctgattaccaaaatatttttttaatttctgtaatggttaatcCACCAGTATGTGTAAGCTcttaaatcaaaatgatgtatttgaaatgatgtaaaaggaatctggagtagtggaactgacggactggccaagtcaaagtccagacttgaatcctatcgaacagatctgggatttattgaatttaaaaatagatcacacacaaatttaatccaaagcaagtctctgggaacagctaggaactatttggagctcaataacaaaagagacggtcgaaaagtacatgaaaacaatcagggccaaagtaggtcaaactaaatattaagatttttggttaaaatatgtgaataaggactatttagttgttcaagtttgttatttgcctaataaataataatacaatgtttaatttgaaacaagtttttgacagatttctaaaatatttgggttttctcgtttttatgacaggtggtcttataaatttgttaagcactgtacatAAAGTTGTAGCTTCTATGCTTCAAAACATTATTAGCTGAGAAGCAAAGACATGGTAACTGCTTAGATAAAAGAGCAATGTATAGGAGTTTTTATTACATCGTGGTCCCCGCTGACCACCATGTTGTCATTTGATCAAGActtgaatttaaaaaagttaatgataataaataaaaaatagctGTTTCTCATACATTTTATTAGTCAGTGGTTTtcctgaatatttaaaaaaggtgTGAAAGTGGGTCATTTTTGATACAAAGGAGATTTGATTAGttcttccctttctttctgGCTTTTATTTGCCGTCTCATTAtcaatacatactgtatatacacccATTTACGTATCGCCTGAGAGGCTCATcttaaacaagttttttttcaagcGTGAACATGCCCAAGTTTCGGTAGTGGAAAACCCCgttagaaaaaaatgtgtgtcatGTTACCTtgaaattttgtcatttttgcttgGAAGCGGTTAATCAATTATCATAAtagctgcagattaatttttTGTCCAtggattaattgactaattagTCCATCGACTGATCGTTTCAGCTCTAGCTGGATTAGGCTGCAAATTTTCCCTTTTGGCCCAGACGCCTCTTGCATAGAAAGAGCCCAAAGACACCTCGTGTAGGGCTGATGCAATCATTCCTGCTATTCT
This region of Pempheris klunzingeri isolate RE-2024b chromosome 2, fPemKlu1.hap1, whole genome shotgun sequence genomic DNA includes:
- the ampd2a gene encoding AMP deaminase 2 isoform X1, whose translation is MPSCVAFFPRVAFRKLSPWLLGQPGRMAPSRSRGSLGRPVSSSLSSMPADLLRAGRRSQLCRGATPGPVWVLPLRQSSSIRAPLSLCWPLRSSDSLCSSSSRSTGGKMSSSSSSSSSSASDGQGKSKFRKRGSLQSTTSPDLCGASGPKPLKPQRSLPGTPVSITHYPIDLRTSMEEKYKEIAEELFTRSMAESEMRSAPYEFPEDSPIEQLEERRHRLERQISQDIKLEPEILLRAKQDFMKIDSAADLELMKQASVDTVDDGFKEREMPMEKEYQRVSISGEEKCGVPFTDLVDAAKCVVKALFIREKYIKRSMQNFCKTTAHALLDLGMNPLDLKVYDDIPETPVDADAPVHPPVSETHPYDNQDPKNMPPDTGYGCKMVDGVVHVYTKKNNMDKSTELDLPYPDLKEYIADMNVMMALIINGPVKSFCYRRLQYLSSKFQMHILLNEMKELAAQKKVPHRDFYNIRKVDTHIHASSCMNQKHLLRFIKRAMKKYPEEIVHIEHGRGQTLKEVFESMNLTAFDLSVDTLDMHADRNTFHRFDKFNAKYNPIGESILREIFIKTDNHIEGKYFAHIIKEVMFDLEESKYQNSELRLSIYGRSRDEWDKLAQWAVKHRVYSHNVRWLIQVPRLFDVYHTKKQLANFQEMLENIFMPLFEATINPRSHPELHLLLEHVVGFDSVDDESKPEHHIFNLDSPLPAKWTEEDNPPYSYYLYYTYANMTVLNHLRRRRGFHTFVLRPHCGEAGPIHHLVSGFMLSENISHGLLLRKAPVLQYLYYLAQIGIAMSPLSNNSLFLSYHRNPLPEYLSRGLMVSLSTDDPLQFHFTKEPLMEEYSIATQVWKLSSCDMCELARNSVLMSGFSHKVKSYWLGPSYSREGPESNDIRRTNVPDIRVAYRSETLSEELNLITHAVRTEELDTIDEEDSLSMGPLPGGR
- the ampd2a gene encoding AMP deaminase 2 isoform X3; its protein translation is MSGDLCGASGPKPLKPQRSLPGTPVSITHYPIDLRTSMEEKYKEIAEELFTRSMAESEMRSAPYEFPEDSPIEQLEERRHRLERQISQDIKLEPEILLRAKQDFMKIDSAADLELMKQASVDTVDDGFKEREMPMEKEYQRVSISGEEKCGVPFTDLVDAAKCVVKALFIREKYIKRSMQNFCKTTAHALLDLGMNPLDLKVYDDIPETPVDADAPVHPPVSETHPYDNQDPKNMPPDTGYGCKMVDGVVHVYTKKNNMDKSTELDLPYPDLKEYIADMNVMMALIINGPVKSFCYRRLQYLSSKFQMHILLNEMKELAAQKKVPHRDFYNIRKVDTHIHASSCMNQKHLLRFIKRAMKKYPEEIVHIEHGRGQTLKEVFESMNLTAFDLSVDTLDMHADRNTFHRFDKFNAKYNPIGESILREIFIKTDNHIEGKYFAHIIKEVMFDLEESKYQNSELRLSIYGRSRDEWDKLAQWAVKHRVYSHNVRWLIQVPRLFDVYHTKKQLANFQEMLENIFMPLFEATINPRSHPELHLLLEHVVGFDSVDDESKPEHHIFNLDSPLPAKWTEEDNPPYSYYLYYTYANMTVLNHLRRRRGFHTFVLRPHCGEAGPIHHLVSGFMLSENISHGLLLRKAPVLQYLYYLAQIGIAMSPLSNNSLFLSYHRNPLPEYLSRGLMVSLSTDDPLQFHFTKEPLMEEYSIATQVWKLSSCDMCELARNSVLMSGFSHKVKSYWLGPSYSREGPESNDIRRTNVPDIRVAYRSETLSEELNLITHAVRTEELDTIDEEDSLSMGPLPGGR
- the ampd2a gene encoding AMP deaminase 2 isoform X2, producing MSSSSSSSSSSASDGQGKSKFRKRGSLQSTTSPDLCGASGPKPLKPQRSLPGTPVSITHYPIDLRTSMEEKYKEIAEELFTRSMAESEMRSAPYEFPEDSPIEQLEERRHRLERQISQDIKLMKQASVDTVDDGFKEREMPMEKEYQRVSISGEEKCGVPFTDLVDAAKCVVKALFIREKYIKRSMQNFCKTTAHALLDLGMNPLDLKVYDDIPETPVDADAPVHPPVSETHPYDNQDPKNMPPDTGYGCKMVDGVVHVYTKKNNMDKSTELDLPYPDLKEYIADMNVMMALIINGPVKSFCYRRLQYLSSKFQMHILLNEMKELAAQKKVPHRDFYNIRKVDTHIHASSCMNQKHLLRFIKRAMKKYPEEIVHIEHGRGQTLKEVFESMNLTAFDLSVDTLDMHADRNTFHRFDKFNAKYNPIGESILREIFIKTDNHIEGKYFAHIIKEVMFDLEESKYQNSELRLSIYGRSRDEWDKLAQWAVKHRVYSHNVRWLIQVPRLFDVYHTKKQLANFQEMLENIFMPLFEATINPRSHPELHLLLEHVVGFDSVDDESKPEHHIFNLDSPLPAKWTEEDNPPYSYYLYYTYANMTVLNHLRRRRGFHTFVLRPHCGEAGPIHHLVSGFMLSENISHGLLLRKAPVLQYLYYLAQIGIAMSPLSNNSLFLSYHRNPLPEYLSRGLMVSLSTDDPLQFHFTKEPLMEEYSIATQVWKLSSCDMCELARNSVLMSGFSHKVKSYWLGPSYSREGPESNDIRRTNVPDIRVAYRSETLSEELNLITHAVRTEELDTIDEEDSLSMGPLPGGR
- the ampd2a gene encoding AMP deaminase 2 isoform X4, coding for MEEKYKEIAEELFTRSMAESEMRSAPYEFPEDSPIEQLEERRHRLERQISQDIKLEPEILLRAKQDFMKIDSAADLELMKQASVDTVDDGFKEREMPMEKEYQRVSISGEEKCGVPFTDLVDAAKCVVKALFIREKYIKRSMQNFCKTTAHALLDLGMNPLDLKVYDDIPETPVDADAPVHPPVSETHPYDNQDPKNMPPDTGYGCKMVDGVVHVYTKKNNMDKSTELDLPYPDLKEYIADMNVMMALIINGPVKSFCYRRLQYLSSKFQMHILLNEMKELAAQKKVPHRDFYNIRKVDTHIHASSCMNQKHLLRFIKRAMKKYPEEIVHIEHGRGQTLKEVFESMNLTAFDLSVDTLDMHADRNTFHRFDKFNAKYNPIGESILREIFIKTDNHIEGKYFAHIIKEVMFDLEESKYQNSELRLSIYGRSRDEWDKLAQWAVKHRVYSHNVRWLIQVPRLFDVYHTKKQLANFQEMLENIFMPLFEATINPRSHPELHLLLEHVVGFDSVDDESKPEHHIFNLDSPLPAKWTEEDNPPYSYYLYYTYANMTVLNHLRRRRGFHTFVLRPHCGEAGPIHHLVSGFMLSENISHGLLLRKAPVLQYLYYLAQIGIAMSPLSNNSLFLSYHRNPLPEYLSRGLMVSLSTDDPLQFHFTKEPLMEEYSIATQVWKLSSCDMCELARNSVLMSGFSHKVKSYWLGPSYSREGPESNDIRRTNVPDIRVAYRSETLSEELNLITHAVRTEELDTIDEEDSLSMGPLPGGR